In Podospora pseudopauciseta strain CBS 411.78 chromosome 3, whole genome shotgun sequence, one genomic interval encodes:
- a CDS encoding hypothetical protein (COG:B; antiSMASH:Cluster_1; EggNog:ENOG503NZED): MTAARRTKSAVDTTDRAPRQLPGSACEACQKRKVRCDRKSPCGTCKDGGLVCEINTQRRPRGPKKGELNNLRSQVGVCLNRVVALERRLSLDPTEEALTLATQFSEAPPVPEMPSASSASDQDFSQFPSPSCQRRPSWESDIHIAMSPMTPSSLPMGFSTFQFPPSPQSPPRCAFVDDLMRADLDQLYFDRVHPNVPIFSQSRYFARSRQISMMDGPNYLLCLQYAMWTLAMSFSSQFESSRDLFYKETRHMLENLDLHEDDMNTVRVEQVQAWLLLAFYEFARCNYRRAWITAGRAFRLVQLARLHEVDISENAAECDDAVSREEKRRTFWVAYYLDRLLCIRNRRPLTLIEEMICTRLPSSDLAFQGGSPVQERFLEEVFASGDHSLLSPLAESAILLTIFGRAVSQCQAQRTQPTYASASLEFWMRQEWVKNTLSSSLNSLMVNHPVISAAEPMLFFSTMMAHAVKIYMCQIVESTSHEESCRPNVVECQNQAMHAAREIARLVKAHEHIPYFKAYIFLPLAIFLAASRLMAHLDCVVENMQALTPLGTSCYQGMEVKDGINAEFQCCMNALRSMQSFNNLAREYLLVLEPQESFSLTAFQGAFLCE; the protein is encoded by the exons ATGACTGCTGCCCGTCGCACAAAAAGTGCAGTTGACACAACCGACCGGGCACCACGGCAGCTCCCCGGATCCGCCTGCGAGGCATGCCAGAAGCGCAAAGTACGAT GTGACAGGAAAAGTCCTTGTGGGACTTGCAAAGATGGCGGTCTCGTGTGTGAAATCAACACCCAACGACGACCACGGGGCCCCAAGAAGGGCGAACTCAACAACCTTCGAAGTCAAGTTGGTGTGTGTTTAAATCGTGTTG TGGCTCTGGAACGACGCCTCAGTCTTGATCCCACCGAAGAAGCGTTGACCCTCGCTACTCAGTTTTCAGAAGCCCCGCCCGTGCCCGAAATGCCATCTGCAAGCTCGGCCTCGGATCAGGACTTTTCGCAGTTTCCGTCACCATCATGTCAAAGAAGGCCTTCCTGGGAGAGCGATATCCATATTGCCATGTCTCCCATGACACCTAGCTCCCTTCCGATGGGCTTCTCGACTTTCCAgttccctccctctccccaatcCCCACCGAGATGCGCATTTGTCGATGATTTGATGCGAGCGGATCT TGACCAGCTGTATTTCGACCGGGTCCACCCAAATGTGCCCATCTTCAGCCAGTCGCGGTATTTTGCCAGATCTCGGCAGATTTCCATGATGGATGGGCCGAATTACTTGCTGTGTCTGCAGTATGCCATGTGGACATTGGCAATGTCGTTTTCGTCGCAGTTTGAAAGTTCGCGGGATCTCTTCTACAAGGAAACCCGCCATATGCTCGAAAACCTGGACCTCCACGAGGACGACATGAACACGGTGCGGGTGGAACAAGTGCAAGCGTGGCTTCTGCTTGCCTTCTACGAGTTCGCACGGTGCAACTACCGGCGTGCCTGGATCACGGCCGGCAGGGCGTTTAGGCTTGTCCAACTTGCACGGCTCCACGAGGTTGATATTTCGGAGAATGCGGCTGAATGCGACGACGCTGTTTCAAGGGAGGAAAAGCGTAGAACATTCTGGGTTGCATATTATCTGGATCGGCTTCTGTGTATCAGAAACCGTAGGCCGTTGACGCTGATCGAAGAAATG ATCTGTACCAGACTCCCGTCTTCAGACCTCGCCTTTCAGGGCGGCAGTCCCGTTCAAGAGCGGTTTCTGGAAGAGGTCTTTGCATCCGGGGACCACAGCCTCTTGTCGCCTCTGGCCGAGTCTGCCATTTTGCTCACGATATTTGGTCGTGCAGTATCGCAATGCCAGGCCCAACGAACGCAACCGACATATGCAAGCGCATCACTGGAGTTCTGGATGCGTCAAGAATGGGTCAAAAACACGCTGAGCTCGTCTTTGAATTCGTTGATGGTCAACCACCCAGTCATCTCAGCAGCAGAGCCGATGCTGTTCTTTTCCACCATGATGGCGCACGCCGTCAAAATCTACATGTGCCAGATTGTCGAGTCCACATCCCACGAGGAATCATGTCGACCCAACGTAGTAGAGTGCCAGAACCAAGCCATGCACGCGGCAAGGGAGATCGCGAGACTGGTCAAAGCCCACGAGCACATCCCCTATTTCAAG GCCTACATTTTCCTCCCGCTCGCCATCTTTTTGGCCGCGTCAAGGCTCATGGCACATCTAGACTGTGTGGTGGAGAACATGCAAGCACTTACGCCGCTAGGGACTTCATGTTATCAAGGGATGGAAGTCAAGGACGGCATCAATGCCGAGTTTCAGTGTTGCATGAACGCGCTGAGGAGCATGCAGAGCTTCAACAATCTTGCACGCGAATACTTGCTTGTGTTGGAGCCACAGGAGTCGTTTTCACTCACTGCTTTTCAGGGGGCTTTTCTCTGTGAATAG